In Lineus longissimus chromosome 13, tnLinLong1.2, whole genome shotgun sequence, one genomic interval encodes:
- the LOC135498057 gene encoding ankyrin-2-like yields MDEGLKREMRGVIHDIFTQISGQWKQVTEFIGGLTPTEVTEFTERLVDNDAQFVGYSALQLWYSRLESDVATVQRLCDGLDHIGRADLAALALQHYQKPLIIACCSGDLGELKRLHDLGLTLNYSDPEQGTPLHIAVGRRDRPMALFILRDPEPCDPNMTDSQGMTSLQLACQHGDHDMIKILLNATGVDVDKLSKHGAALFIACNAGDVEAVELLLGAGADATTTLNGSTLLHVAAKIGISEIAATVLERNINVNRLDTDGKSALMIASQNCDKVMVSLLLGKGADPELAGIAGSTALHSAAANNALDVLTLLVDATGGHLTLTDEGKSLLDIAQEAKSTDVVVHLLCSTLYFVLGEPGSSPLHLACENDDAVVYKMLAKHPVDLELQDKYGRTALHLACEKGKLQIVDYFVNSGADTWAVDINKETPLHKASSKGHREIVVLLLETGIDVNSACRSHATPLHRACANDHYDVVEELLNHGADPTRKDNLGRTAQDIATNQDIIEALLKKSPHERKAFQPGQVRKTSLEENTTSKGLKGIHLNLSAPMMVRTHTKKRAAFLGRTPLHEAAENGERHVVRYRVDHKASVNVYDINGDTPLHLALANGHSEVCEILVADGKAVVNAKNRHGQTPLSIAAKKGYQTIVKNLLDYGADANLETPQSERPLMLAVREGNEGVVNVLFSRKCSLKVDHRNPDGETALHIAAQAGNAGICRALLDKKADPNATRRNGETPIFGAIKGGHAQVVRILLEMGAKKSVKGSFGKRPLHIAVLEENEEIVKILLTKKANPNSKDADDVTPLYIAATRGNEGIVKLLLKHGADVNAKIARSGETPLHTAARAGVASIVQMLLQRGAKPNVANAVGRLPEQEDAPVEIKDIIKLAKRRRANDTFKGLEKAASEVGMNIAGSALLLIGGSLDSNNPTAEAGSSDEDNLSGRLENTL; encoded by the exons ATGGACGAAGGATTAAAACGAG AAATGCGTGGTGTCATCCATGATATCTTCACCCAAATCAGCGGTCAATGGAAACAAGTCACAGAGTTCATCGGGGGGCTGACCCCGACAGAGGTCACAGAGTTTACTGAGAGATTGGTGGATAACGACGCACAGTTCGTTGGTTACAGTGCACTACAGCTTTGGTACAGCAGGCTGGAGAGTGACGTCGCAACCGTTCAGAGGTTATGTGACGGACTGGACCATATTGGACGGGCCGATCTTGCAG CGTTAGCTCTCCAGCACTACCAGAAACCCCTCATCATCGCCTGCTGCTCCGGTGACCTCGGCGAACTTAAGAGACTCCATGACCTTGGTCTGACCTTGAACTACTCTGACCCGGAACAAGGCACGCCTCTCCACATAGCTGTCGGGCGAAGGGACCGACCAATGGCTTTGTTCATCCTAAGAGACCCTGAACCTTGTGATCCAAATATGACCGACAGTCAAGGGATGACGTCATTGCAGCTGGCGTGTCAACATGGTGACCACGATATGATCAAGATTCTCCTAAATGCAACGGGTGTTGACGTTGATAAACTTTCGAAACACGGTGCAGCGCTATTTATAGCTTGCAACGCAGGGGATGTTGAGGCTGTTGAGTTGCTATTAGGAGCGGGCGCGGATGCTACGACCACCCTGAACGGGTCCACATTACTCCACGTTGCTGCTAAAATAGGAATTTCAGAAATTGCCGCCACTGTATTAGAACGTAACATTAACGTGAACCGTTTAGATACTGACGGTAAATCTGCCCTGATGATAGCGAGTCAGAACTGTGACAAAGTAATGGTCTCATTATTGTTAGGTAAGGGCGCAGATCCAGAGCTGGCAGGGATAGCTGGCTCTACTGCCCTTCACAGCGCCGCAGCTAATAACGCCCTAGACGTCCTCACGTTGCTTGTGGATGCAACCGGTGGCCACCTGACCTTGACAGATGAAGGGAAATCGCTCCTTGACATTGCCCAAGAGGCTAAATCAACTGACGTTGTTGTGCATCTTCTTTGTAGTACTTTATACTTTGTTTTAGGGGAACCGGGATCAAGCCCGCTGCACCTGGCGTGCGAAAACGACGATGCAGTAGTATATAAGATGCTCGCAAAGCATCCGGTTGATTTGGAACTCCAGGACAAATATGGCAGAACAGCGCTCCATCTAGCGTGTGAAAAAGGAAAATTGCAAATTGTCGATTACTTTGTGAACTCTGGTGCCGATACTTGGGCCGTTGATATCAACAAGGAGACACCATTACACAAAGCTAGTTCCAAAGGTCACCGTGAAATAGTAGTATTGCTATTGGAGACTGGCATCGATGTTAATAGTGCCTGTCGCAGTCACGCTACGCCCTTACATCGTGCGTGTGCCAACGATCATTACGATGTTGTAGAGGAACTTTTGAATCACGGAGCGGATCCGACGCGAAAGGACAACTTGGGGAGGACTGCACAAGACATCGCGACAAATCAGGATATTATTGAGGCCTTACTGAAGAAATCCCCGCACGAAAGAAAGGCTTTCCAACCCGGACAAGTGAGGAAAACAAGCTTAGAAGAAAACACAACGAGTAAAGGTTTAAAGGGAATCCATCTGAACTTGTCTGCGCCGATGATGGTCAGAACGCATACGAAGAAGCGAGCCGCGTTCCTGGGGCGCACGCCTCTGCACGAAGCGGCGGAGAACGGAGAACGGCACGTGGTGCGTTACCGCGTGGACCACAAAGCAAGCGTGAACGTGTACGACATAAACGGCGACACGCCGCTTCATCTCGCGCTGGCGAACGGACACAGTGAGGTCTGCGAGATCTTAGTCGCAGACGGGAAGGCAGTGGTGAATGCGAAGAACCGACACGGGCAGACACCGCTTTCCATTGCGGCAAAGAAGGGATATCAAACCATCGTGAAGAATCTACTGGATTATGGAGCAGATGCTAACCTAGAGACTCCACAATCTGAGCGGCCGTTGATGTTGGCTGTAAGAGAAGGCAATGAAGGCGTTGTCAACGTTCTGTTTAGTAGAAAATGTTCGCTAAAGGTAGATCATAGAAATCCCGATGGGGAGACGGCGCTCCATATAGCGGCGCAAGCGGGCAATGCCGGGATTTGCCGTGCGCTCCTTGACAAGAAGGCCGACCCCAATGCAACTAGGCGCAATGGCGAGACGCCGATATTTGGTGCGATCAAGGGCGGTCATGCCCAGGTTGTGCGGATCCTCCTCGAGATGGGGGCGAAGAAGAGTGTCAAAGGATCATTTGGAAAGCGTCCCCTCCATATCGCAGTCCTTGAGGAGAATGAAGAGATTGTGAAGATACTGCTGACCAAGAAGGCGAACCCGAACAGCAAGGATGCCGATGATGTGACACCACTTTACATCGCCGCGACTAGAGGCAACGAGGGCATTGTGAAGCTCTTACTGAAGCACGGTGCGGACGTGAATGCCAAGATCGCGCGCTCAGGGGAGACGCCCCTCCACACGGCAGCCAGGGCGGGTGTCGCGAGCATTGTACAGATGCTATTACAGCGCGGCGCAAAACCAAATGTGGCGAACGCAGTAGGAAGGCTGCCAGAGCAAGAAGATGCACCCGTGGAAATCAAAGATATCATAAAGTTGGCCAAAAGGCGTAGGGCGAATGATACCTTTAAGGGTCTTGAAAAGGCAGCTAGCGAAGTTGGCATGAATATTGCTGGAAGTGCCCTGCTGCTGATTGGAGGGAGTTTGGACTCGAATAACCCTACAGCCGAGGCTGGTTCATCGGATGAGGACAACTTGTCAGGCAGGTTGGAAAATACATTGTAA
- the LOC135497990 gene encoding uncharacterized protein LOC135497990 isoform X2 produces the protein MTEEEDRALAQVANLTLAHAASGCTEEEINKLKKAFLKTRDEKKYLHEHNALLEQEKGDLKSELGNIKEDLSDYKDKLREERERYEDECPHKNRTKAKKPNEADEKIRKILVRVKAFQQHHKEKMESKDKEIAALKRTIEDAKTREHQLRGIVNRLKDSCRAKQESHSEYDKNEQEYMPTKWNADDDKFDDLMNDLLGKEKPKKHRNEGYSSPTEGSDLDLLREPGKLGHNERDSRYKSVGKKKGRVMVDERKTEVPDHGGLHAGRNSDRGFADVVHKENIDTVRHGTPAKSGHSFGEWAEEFDPDDFYHIGKKKNVVKNTGNEKKEEMPGVERGKHFRNWKDQQKESLAGSGGGIGKSRAGDISTDVDQYDIWKQGHKVLSDKPLPNHRTDLFPDTGYFGHGSENPPPKHLSQGVIDGRKRIKAYFGKKEIKLHQKEENKSTKPAVEKQTSKAPINKVPSHHSIGKHNNDSHDKNENKSNHGKGGSVRTNGTERGLDGNMSIQSLRDKIKQFTTVKEGAVKNFRMVLDSKQVLSGVENGNQSTNETVRVAETKEKKKMKRKEKITKGSVNKTTEKP, from the exons ATGACTGAG GAGGAGGACCGGGCTCTTGCTCAAGTTGCCAATTTGACG CTGGCCCATGCCGCATCAGGTTGCACTGAGGAAGAAATCAACAAACTGAAAAAGGCGTTTTTAAAGACACGAGACGAAAAGAAGTATTTACACGAGCACAATGCACTCTTAGAACAGGAGAAAGGCGACCTTAAGTCGGAGCTGGGTAACATTAAG GAGGATCTCTCGGACTACAAAGACAAACTGAGGGAGGAGAGGGAACGGTACGAAGACGAATGTCCCCATAAAAATCGG ACAAAAGCAAAGAAACCTAATGAAGCAGATGAGAAAATCCGCAAGATCCTCGTCCGGGTTAAGGCGTTCCAACAACACCATAAGGAAAAAATGGAAAG TAAAGACAAAGAGATTGCAGCACTGAAGCGAACTATTGAGGATGCGAAGACCCGCGAGCACCAGCTCAGAGGAATAGTCAATCGCCTCAAG GACTCATGCCGTGCGAAGCAAGAAAGTCATTCTGAATACGATAAGAATGAACAAGAATACATGCCAACCAAATGGAATGCTGATGATGACAAGTTTGATGACCTCATGAATGATCTGCTCGGCAAAGAAAAACCTAAAAAACACAGAAATGAGGGATACAGTTCCCCGACGGAGGGCTCAGACCTGGATTTGCTGCGAGAGCCGGGGAAGCTTGGACACAATGAGAGGGATAGCAGGTATAAATCGGTGGGGAAAAAGAAAGGGAGGGTAATGGTTGATGAACGGAAAACTGAGGTGCCGGACCATGGTGGTTTGCATGCCGGAAGAAACAGTGATAGGGGATTCGCGGACGTTGTACACAAGGAAAACATCGATACTGTTCGCCATGGAACGCCGGCGAAGAGTGGACATAGTTTTGGAGAGTGGGCAGAAGAATTTGATCCCGATGATTTTTATCACAtcggaaagaaaaaaaatgttgtaaagaACACTGGAAATGAGAAGAAAGAGGAAATGCCAGGTGTAGAACGTGGAAAACATTTTCGGAATTGGAAAGATCAGCAGAAAGAAAGCCTTGCGGGAAGTGGGGGAGGAATAGGCAAGTCTAGAGCCGGAGACATATCGACAGACGTAGACCAATATGACATTTGGAAACAGGGACACAAAGTCTTGTCAGACAAGCCACTTCCAAATCATCGCactgatctatttccggacacaGGTTATTTTGGTCATGGATCCGAAAATCCTCCGCCTAAACATCTATCGCAAGGGGTGATTGATGGGCGGAAAAGAATCAAAGCTTACTTTGGCAAGAAGGAGATTAAACTTCATCAGAAAGAGGAGAACAAGAGCACAAAGCCAGCAGTTGAGAAACAGACATCGAAAGCACCGATTAATAAAGTCCCGAGTCATCATTCTATTGGTAAACATAACAATGACAGTCACGACAAAAACGAAAATAAGTCTAATCATGGTAAGGGAGGGTCAGTTCGAACTAACGGAACCGAACGCGGCCTGGACGGAAATATGTCCATTCAGTCACTCCGAGATAAGATCAAGCAGTTTACAACTGTTAAGGAAGGTGCTGTTAAGAACTTCAGAATGGTTTTAGATAGTAAACAGGTCTTGAGCGGGGTCGAAAACGGCAACCAGTCCACAAATGAGACGGTCAGAGTAGCGGAGACgaaggaaaagaagaaaatgaaaagaaaagaaaagattaCAAAAGGATCTGTTAATAAAACTACTGAAAAACCCTGA
- the LOC135497990 gene encoding uncharacterized protein LOC135497990 isoform X1 — MMKWWGFVLVAIPVIVLAHAASGCTEEEINKLKKAFLKTRDEKKYLHEHNALLEQEKGDLKSELGNIKEDLSDYKDKLREERERYEDECPHKNRTKAKKPNEADEKIRKILVRVKAFQQHHKEKMESKDKEIAALKRTIEDAKTREHQLRGIVNRLKDSCRAKQESHSEYDKNEQEYMPTKWNADDDKFDDLMNDLLGKEKPKKHRNEGYSSPTEGSDLDLLREPGKLGHNERDSRYKSVGKKKGRVMVDERKTEVPDHGGLHAGRNSDRGFADVVHKENIDTVRHGTPAKSGHSFGEWAEEFDPDDFYHIGKKKNVVKNTGNEKKEEMPGVERGKHFRNWKDQQKESLAGSGGGIGKSRAGDISTDVDQYDIWKQGHKVLSDKPLPNHRTDLFPDTGYFGHGSENPPPKHLSQGVIDGRKRIKAYFGKKEIKLHQKEENKSTKPAVEKQTSKAPINKVPSHHSIGKHNNDSHDKNENKSNHGKGGSVRTNGTERGLDGNMSIQSLRDKIKQFTTVKEGAVKNFRMVLDSKQVLSGVENGNQSTNETVRVAETKEKKKMKRKEKITKGSVNKTTEKP, encoded by the exons ATGATGAAGTGGTGGGGATTCGTGTTGGTGGCTATACCAGTTATAGTT CTGGCCCATGCCGCATCAGGTTGCACTGAGGAAGAAATCAACAAACTGAAAAAGGCGTTTTTAAAGACACGAGACGAAAAGAAGTATTTACACGAGCACAATGCACTCTTAGAACAGGAGAAAGGCGACCTTAAGTCGGAGCTGGGTAACATTAAG GAGGATCTCTCGGACTACAAAGACAAACTGAGGGAGGAGAGGGAACGGTACGAAGACGAATGTCCCCATAAAAATCGG ACAAAAGCAAAGAAACCTAATGAAGCAGATGAGAAAATCCGCAAGATCCTCGTCCGGGTTAAGGCGTTCCAACAACACCATAAGGAAAAAATGGAAAG TAAAGACAAAGAGATTGCAGCACTGAAGCGAACTATTGAGGATGCGAAGACCCGCGAGCACCAGCTCAGAGGAATAGTCAATCGCCTCAAG GACTCATGCCGTGCGAAGCAAGAAAGTCATTCTGAATACGATAAGAATGAACAAGAATACATGCCAACCAAATGGAATGCTGATGATGACAAGTTTGATGACCTCATGAATGATCTGCTCGGCAAAGAAAAACCTAAAAAACACAGAAATGAGGGATACAGTTCCCCGACGGAGGGCTCAGACCTGGATTTGCTGCGAGAGCCGGGGAAGCTTGGACACAATGAGAGGGATAGCAGGTATAAATCGGTGGGGAAAAAGAAAGGGAGGGTAATGGTTGATGAACGGAAAACTGAGGTGCCGGACCATGGTGGTTTGCATGCCGGAAGAAACAGTGATAGGGGATTCGCGGACGTTGTACACAAGGAAAACATCGATACTGTTCGCCATGGAACGCCGGCGAAGAGTGGACATAGTTTTGGAGAGTGGGCAGAAGAATTTGATCCCGATGATTTTTATCACAtcggaaagaaaaaaaatgttgtaaagaACACTGGAAATGAGAAGAAAGAGGAAATGCCAGGTGTAGAACGTGGAAAACATTTTCGGAATTGGAAAGATCAGCAGAAAGAAAGCCTTGCGGGAAGTGGGGGAGGAATAGGCAAGTCTAGAGCCGGAGACATATCGACAGACGTAGACCAATATGACATTTGGAAACAGGGACACAAAGTCTTGTCAGACAAGCCACTTCCAAATCATCGCactgatctatttccggacacaGGTTATTTTGGTCATGGATCCGAAAATCCTCCGCCTAAACATCTATCGCAAGGGGTGATTGATGGGCGGAAAAGAATCAAAGCTTACTTTGGCAAGAAGGAGATTAAACTTCATCAGAAAGAGGAGAACAAGAGCACAAAGCCAGCAGTTGAGAAACAGACATCGAAAGCACCGATTAATAAAGTCCCGAGTCATCATTCTATTGGTAAACATAACAATGACAGTCACGACAAAAACGAAAATAAGTCTAATCATGGTAAGGGAGGGTCAGTTCGAACTAACGGAACCGAACGCGGCCTGGACGGAAATATGTCCATTCAGTCACTCCGAGATAAGATCAAGCAGTTTACAACTGTTAAGGAAGGTGCTGTTAAGAACTTCAGAATGGTTTTAGATAGTAAACAGGTCTTGAGCGGGGTCGAAAACGGCAACCAGTCCACAAATGAGACGGTCAGAGTAGCGGAGACgaaggaaaagaagaaaatgaaaagaaaagaaaagattaCAAAAGGATCTGTTAATAAAACTACTGAAAAACCCTGA
- the LOC135497589 gene encoding baculoviral IAP repeat-containing protein 3-like: MDCTSISAPVVYALHVVCILGPLSEGEYIPTNSKWDRILKDDEIRDIEKRQKLIVLEEEGCLKYPANGVSSSATPSDGRSKADDCALRKDSRWKSDNSTNNQRGDCFAERSTNTTKPLVNRENSRLTQNIPTFKGPLSRTRNSHSCNNILSSSVVRNGSSDDDEDLYREPRGKGDASSATNAHHQMHQTRAPLPDFSDKGQRTLSFRNWSNPHRCSTSEASEAGLFYPGHGNGLLCHYCGAFVEQLTSSDDAWIEHARVNPRCQFVRSAKGEGFIRMVQEMYDNDIDEGTLERELNLLEVDDRRQLQETNTNSRHIAPPTTSTSGAVSSTSNSGRSSNVIKTPSASNDVQTPYTLPRRIPPIPPSTKPAPKAQRRPRTQKRQVQAREVRARLDLDWAQELLRMGYSNELLGAVISEQLIYEGDDFKSFKDMLMATIDAADQRDSYPVMHYALGLSQETSMSTSGVGTKPVDCAGALRATASRTTCSNAVAALSVGATSWTETTTPSGNRRNTSTPSGQSNSVTTANLKTENRELKERMMCKICFDMEANVVFLPCGHLVVCEQCSRRVRECPLCRRPISGVVKTYLS; this comes from the exons ATGGACTGTACAAGTATCTCGGCGCCGGTTGTATATGCATTACATGTTGTATGTATCCTCGGGCCGTTGTCAGAAGGAGAGTACATTCCAACCAATTCCAAATGGGACAGGATTCTGAAGGACGACGAGATTCGAGACATTGAGAAACGACAG AAGTTAATCGTGCTTGAAGAAGAAGGGTGTCTAAAATATCCTGCGAATGGCGTATCAAGTTCGGCCACGCCTTCAGACGGTCGCAGTAAAGCAGATGATTGTGCGTTGCGTAAGGATTCAAGGTGGAAAAGCGACAATTCCACCAACAACCAAAGAGGTGATTGTTTCGCAGAAAGATCGACGAATACAACAAAGCCATTGGTGAATCGTGAAAACTCTCGACTGACCCAGAACATACCTACCTTCAAAGGGCCGCTTTCGCGAACACGGAATAGTCATAGCTGCAACAATATTCTGAGTTCCAGTGTTGTACGTAATGGTTCAagcgacgacgacgaggacttGTACAGAGAACCACGTGGCAAAGGTGACGCATCGTCCGCTACAAATGCCCACCACCAAATGCATCAAACAAGGGCTCCTTTGCCAGATTTCTCGGACAAGGGTCAAAGAACTTTGAGTTTTAGGAACTGGAGTAATCCACATCGTTGCAGCACATCAGAAGCTTCTGAAGCGGGTTTGTTTTACCCCGGTCATGGCAACGGTTTGTTGTGTCATTATTGTGGGGCCTTCGTAGAGCAGTTAACTAGTTCTGACGATGCCTGGATTGAACACGCCAGGGTCAATCCAAGATGTCAGTTCGTCCGGTCGGCAAAGGGCGAAGGTTTCATCAGAATGGTACAAGAAATGTATgacaatgatattgatgaaGGCACTCTTGAACGGGAATTGAATTTATTGGAAGTAGACGACAGACGACAGCTTCAAGAGACAAATACAAATAGTAGACATATTGCCCCTCCAACGACGTCCACGTCAGGTGCAGTATCATCCACATCTAATTCGGGCCGATCCTCGAACGTAATAAAAACACCAAGCGCTTCCAATGACGTTCAGACACCCTATACCCTGCCCCGTAGGATACCGCCAATACCACCATCTACCAAACCTGCTCCCAAGGCCCAACGCCGACCAAGAACCCAAAAGAGACAGGTTCAAGCCCGGGAGGTCCGTGCTCGTCTCGACCTTGACTGGGCCCAGGAGCTACTCAGAATGGGTTACTCAAATGAACTTTTAGGAGCTGTTATATCCGAACAGCTCATCTACGAAGGCGACGATTTCAAGTCGTTCAAGGACATGCTGATGGCGACCATTGACGCTGCGGACCAGAGAGATAGTTACCCAGTGATGCATTATGCACTGGGCCTCTCTCAGGAAACCTCCATGTCCACATCAGGTGTTGGTACAAAGCCCGTTGACTGTGCCGGTGCCCTTCGGGCTACAGCATCAAGGACAACATGTTCTAATGCTGTCGCAGCGTTGTCGGTGGGGGCCACTTCCTGGACAGAGACGACGACGCCTAGTGGCAATCGGAGAAACACTTCAACACCGAGCGGACAGAGTAATAGTGTGACCACTGCAAATCTTAAAACTGAGAACAGAGAACTCAAGGAGAGAATGATGTGTAAGATATGTTTCGATATGGAAGCCAATGTGGTATTCCTGCCATGCGGCCACTTGGTTGTGTGCGAGCAGTGCAGCAGGAGGGTTagggagtgtccactctgtagGAGGCCGATCAGTGGAGTTGTCAAGACATACCTTTCATGA